From the genome of Niallia sp. FSL W8-0635, one region includes:
- a CDS encoding S1 RNA-binding domain-containing protein: MAETLKTSWVNDNQLNELAKIKRDRTIIKGAVTAVSTRETKVLEDGKYVKKQMEVATFLLEGTNITAYCPSNEFSDHDFRSLNGFTGSIQEVIVDQIDIEDNIVLVSVRKADDIRKAEFMKQLVTLEAEDSLKSTIFDGVVRGYNPNTRKVFVRINGADCFMNARHWSWENGNIQHEINRGETIQVKVLRFDKENNLIQVSRRDTQDDPFKKLIELYNQNSTVAGKVTNLDPIHGIFVKLDAGLEVKGIRPRHLPEPVVGDIVSCTIRSIDKDKRHAKVTITGYPRGKKKIKDVASFLFE; this comes from the coding sequence ATGGCTGAAACACTAAAAACATCATGGGTTAATGACAACCAATTAAATGAACTAGCAAAGATTAAGCGAGATAGAACTATAATTAAAGGAGCTGTAACTGCAGTATCAACAAGGGAAACCAAAGTATTAGAAGATGGAAAATATGTAAAAAAACAGATGGAAGTAGCAACATTTCTCTTAGAAGGTACAAACATTACAGCATATTGCCCAAGCAACGAATTTTCTGATCATGATTTCCGTTCATTAAACGGTTTTACAGGATCAATTCAAGAAGTGATTGTAGACCAAATAGACATTGAAGACAATATTGTATTGGTATCAGTTAGGAAAGCGGATGATATCAGAAAAGCGGAATTCATGAAACAATTAGTAACACTAGAAGCTGAAGATTCCTTAAAGTCAACAATTTTTGACGGTGTAGTAAGAGGTTATAATCCAAACACGAGGAAGGTTTTTGTCCGTATTAATGGTGCAGATTGCTTTATGAACGCTAGACATTGGAGCTGGGAAAATGGAAATATTCAGCATGAAATTAATCGAGGAGAAACAATACAAGTAAAAGTTTTGAGATTTGATAAAGAAAATAATCTTATTCAAGTTAGCAGAAGGGATACTCAAGATGATCCATTTAAAAAATTAATCGAACTTTATAATCAAAACAGTACAGTCGCTGGTAAAGTAACGAATCTAGACCCCATACATGGAATATTTGTTAAATTAGATGCAGGATTAGAAGTTAAAGGGATCCGTCCCCGTCACTTGCCAGAGCCAGTAGTTGGAGATATTGTTTCTTGCACTATCCGCTCCATCGATAAAGATAAAAGACATGCCAAAGTAACTATTACGGGGTATCCAAGGGGTAAAAAGAAAATCAAAGATGTCGCTTCATTCCTCTTTGAATAA
- a CDS encoding replication-relaxation family protein, whose protein sequence is MTLLNRKIIDEADFTLIKVLGDAVCANEDQISRYMSSLMSRSETSKRLDRLRTNGVVDRWKVRIRGDEETRPPAPFTLGVAGYRLLKHYYSDQFFMAPDRWDNYGVGGLKRYVSMNELRCQFIEKKVVSKWKWNARLANNARYKFPMSAAEVKTPNGNINFLIDRAQMNQNFIGYFRDKFENWKYVYNKYGNLPISDFPENPQIVIIYTSTISIAEAIHKELLLDTLPFNILFLVEELINENLESAYYQPLKHQKLQRINVHLQGNY, encoded by the coding sequence ATGACACTATTAAACAGAAAAATTATTGATGAAGCGGATTTTACCCTTATTAAAGTTCTAGGTGACGCTGTTTGTGCAAATGAGGACCAAATTAGTAGATATATGTCTTCTCTAATGAGTAGGTCAGAAACCTCTAAGCGTTTAGATCGATTGAGAACCAATGGTGTTGTAGATAGATGGAAAGTTAGAATACGGGGTGATGAAGAAACACGACCTCCCGCTCCCTTTACATTAGGGGTAGCGGGTTATAGGCTACTAAAACATTATTATAGCGATCAGTTCTTTATGGCCCCTGATAGATGGGATAATTATGGTGTAGGTGGATTAAAACGATATGTATCAATGAATGAGCTTCGCTGCCAATTCATAGAAAAGAAAGTTGTTTCTAAATGGAAATGGAATGCTCGTCTAGCAAATAATGCTCGGTATAAGTTCCCAATGAGTGCAGCAGAAGTAAAAACCCCTAATGGGAATATTAACTTTCTTATTGACAGAGCACAAATGAACCAAAACTTTATTGGTTATTTCAGAGATAAGTTTGAGAATTGGAAATATGTCTATAATAAATATGGTAATTTACCAATTTCAGATTTTCCTGAAAATCCGCAAATCGTAATTATATATACATCTACCATATCTATTGCTGAAGCAATTCATAAAGAACTGTTATTAGATACATTACCATTTAATATTCTTTTCTTAGTTGAAGAATTAATAAATGAAAATTTAGAGAGTGCCTATTATCAACCACTGAAACATCAAAAATTACAAAGAATAAATGTTCATTTGCAGGGGAATTATTAA
- a CDS encoding polymorphic toxin type 44 domain-containing protein: MKSNRIFLTKFIIVIACLFILTPTNIYAAEPDSSNGVLNEINNSIEDIYNDSIDLNVTAVSSDEDAYTLLLKHKDLVSLNSDKTLNVNYNSFVDAEKLSENDLNTLKNFIEKINVLITEKAITVDKDLLINYVTDVPREIVIRPMAQIISIMSSTRSHAKSLKKVYDNAVFGTRHLVAGSYFAQRVKPGGVWDYKVQLGTTTKYTVSDLNKSLMTGEAIGNFHYGYVGRSIFSATTLKSAAGLVQIGVGTSDIKFYKSFFDDPKDQAQIQKGIDKYNSEH, translated from the coding sequence ATGAAGAGTAATAGAATTTTTTTAACTAAATTTATAATTGTTATAGCTTGTTTATTTATTCTTACACCTACTAATATTTATGCTGCTGAACCTGACTCTTCAAATGGTGTTTTAAATGAAATTAATAATTCTATAGAAGACATATATAATGATTCAATTGATTTAAATGTTACAGCCGTTTCTTCTGATGAAGATGCTTATACACTACTTCTTAAACATAAAGATCTAGTTTCATTAAATTCCGATAAAACACTCAATGTTAATTATAATAGTTTTGTAGATGCTGAAAAATTATCGGAGAATGATCTTAATACTTTAAAGAATTTTATTGAAAAAATAAATGTACTAATTACTGAAAAAGCAATTACCGTAGACAAAGATCTTTTAATTAACTATGTTACAGATGTACCTAGGGAAATTGTTATAAGACCTATGGCGCAAATTATTAGTATTATGTCTTCAACTAGAAGTCATGCAAAATCACTTAAAAAAGTATATGACAATGCTGTATTTGGAACTAGACATCTAGTTGCTGGTTCATATTTCGCACAAAGAGTTAAACCCGGTGGAGTATGGGATTATAAAGTTCAATTAGGAACAACAACAAAGTATACAGTTTCAGATTTAAATAAATCTTTAATGACAGGTGAAGCAATTGGTAATTTTCATTATGGGTATGTTGGAAGATCTATTTTTAGTGCTACAACTTTAAAGTCTGCAGCTGGGTTAGTACAAATCGGTGTTGGAACTTCTGACATAAAATTTTACAAGAGTTTTTTCGATGATCCAAAAGATCAAGCACAAATTCAAAAAGGGATAGATAAATATAATTCTGAACATTAG
- a CDS encoding ParA family protein, producing MEILIFSQNSIYKELIDKMDNLHAHMGNIDYSNKEKMDAVLLDGDSFDINNIGVVREKYPSIPMYFKPSQIKSEQFTKTITRLCAAYKVTLIHEYSTELQVVEYCINNLTNKDDYLSKRIIGIFGTHNGAGVSSTTLNLGRALSLKVKEKVLVLSLNSWDPADYFYLYQGQYLNDLKVDLNVKNLTINRLSEAIYYHDSFYHLAGNRDIKMQRFYKPYEIEHLIQTAQQLFDVILIDSGTHFDSALAAQAYLSSNMKFLVTNQEEKGYRGYYPYLYQQIIEPSGGKNDDFMLVINKFQPANALISEKKLEEELNMNRVVTIPDMKELGSIATFEKKLLYDFSDSSYNKPIDVLANVIIAEAKLTEKEDMKTHKDKKGFLSIFNR from the coding sequence ATGGAAATATTAATTTTTAGTCAAAACTCTATCTACAAAGAACTAATTGACAAAATGGACAACCTCCATGCTCATATGGGCAATATTGATTATTCAAATAAGGAAAAAATGGATGCTGTTTTATTAGATGGAGATTCATTTGACATCAATAACATAGGAGTAGTTAGAGAGAAATATCCCTCTATTCCCATGTATTTTAAGCCTAGTCAAATCAAGAGCGAACAATTTACTAAGACAATTACAAGACTATGTGCAGCATATAAAGTAACCCTTATTCATGAATATTCTACAGAACTTCAAGTAGTTGAATACTGTATCAATAACCTAACGAATAAAGATGATTATTTATCAAAGAGAATCATTGGCATATTTGGCACACATAATGGTGCTGGTGTTTCCTCTACTACTTTAAATTTAGGAAGAGCATTATCACTCAAAGTAAAAGAAAAGGTTTTAGTTTTGAGTTTAAATAGTTGGGATCCAGCCGATTATTTTTACTTGTATCAGGGTCAATATTTAAATGATTTGAAAGTAGATCTCAATGTCAAAAATTTAACGATAAACAGGTTATCCGAAGCTATTTATTATCATGATTCCTTTTATCATTTGGCCGGCAACCGCGATATTAAAATGCAAAGATTTTATAAACCTTATGAAATTGAACATTTGATTCAAACAGCTCAACAGTTATTTGATGTAATTTTAATCGATTCGGGCACTCACTTTGATTCTGCACTTGCAGCACAAGCTTACTTAAGTAGTAATATGAAATTTCTTGTTACTAATCAAGAAGAGAAAGGCTATAGAGGATATTATCCTTATCTATACCAACAAATAATTGAACCTTCTGGTGGGAAAAATGATGATTTTATGCTTGTTATCAATAAATTCCAACCTGCGAATGCATTAATAAGCGAAAAAAAACTTGAGGAAGAACTAAATATGAATCGAGTTGTCACAATACCAGATATGAAGGAGCTAGGATCCATTGCTACTTTTGAGAAAAAATTACTATACGATTTTTCAGATAGTAGCTATAACAAGCCAATAGATGTTTTAGCCAATGTCATAATTGCTGAAGCTAAATTAACAGAAAAAGAAGATATGAAGACGCACAAAGATAAAAAAGGATTTTTATCTATATTTAACCGGTAA
- a CDS encoding ATPase, T2SS/T4P/T4SS family, whose product MTSNAAKNDTEQSLGLESEFEPSQWLSKTIEEKGLKKDFVTTYERKKTFRLICNQVKEELQSIIIAESVENDQSSSLINEDSNSDDVWLNRQHQAVIGDKQAISYFITKINEVLQKENITSDEYPSFYDSLPEAIFHEVWGVSILHKWDKEPNSESAVIRGTELWIDKNGYFQKQPEEFESTAVVNRIKKAFQIRTKEALINEQQPELEIEREDGSRITMMMNPRTKLDIIVFRRFVIKNNSLEEQARLGTIPQDDVPFYRALSRSMANTIFAGRVRSAKTTFMKSMIRERPPEYTIAVLEKHFELNLTEDLKDRLIYEVQATEGDLHHAVPRLLRMEHDYITVGEIRSLETEGYLQACERGERGAFSTYHLTAVKNIVAQITRHLLDEFPNRKFDNEQERVARNIDLVISLSAERDRRKKRVIGVTEIIWDEIEKKPKEQDLVRYHPISRQYYYSSNISKELLYLMAEESVEDTKILLNHLKKKEKLFPMSEYERQKDNILNDLLDGALNE is encoded by the coding sequence ATGACTTCAAATGCAGCTAAAAATGATACAGAACAATCATTAGGATTAGAAAGTGAGTTTGAGCCTTCCCAATGGTTATCTAAAACTATTGAGGAAAAAGGGTTAAAAAAAGATTTTGTAACTACCTATGAAAGAAAAAAGACATTTCGTTTAATTTGTAACCAAGTTAAAGAAGAGCTACAAAGTATCATAATAGCTGAATCTGTAGAAAATGATCAATCTTCCTCTTTAATAAACGAAGATTCAAATAGTGATGATGTTTGGTTAAACAGACAGCACCAAGCAGTTATTGGTGACAAACAAGCTATATCTTACTTTATAACAAAAATAAACGAAGTCTTACAAAAAGAGAATATTACGTCCGATGAATATCCCTCTTTTTATGATTCTTTACCAGAAGCTATTTTCCATGAAGTATGGGGCGTAAGTATTCTACATAAATGGGATAAGGAACCTAATAGTGAATCAGCTGTTATCAGAGGGACAGAATTATGGATCGATAAAAATGGTTATTTTCAAAAACAACCAGAAGAATTTGAAAGTACAGCAGTCGTAAATCGTATAAAAAAAGCTTTTCAAATAAGAACAAAAGAAGCACTGATTAATGAGCAGCAACCAGAACTGGAAATAGAACGAGAAGATGGTTCGCGAATCACCATGATGATGAATCCTAGAACTAAACTAGACATTATAGTATTTAGACGATTCGTAATTAAAAATAACAGTTTAGAAGAACAAGCAAGATTAGGAACAATCCCACAAGATGATGTTCCTTTTTATCGAGCCTTATCAAGAAGCATGGCTAACACCATTTTTGCTGGAAGAGTTCGATCTGCAAAAACAACTTTTATGAAGTCTATGATACGCGAAAGACCACCTGAATACACAATTGCAGTATTAGAAAAACATTTTGAATTAAATCTAACCGAGGATTTAAAAGATCGTTTAATTTATGAAGTTCAGGCCACAGAAGGAGACCTACATCATGCCGTACCAAGACTTCTTCGTATGGAACATGACTATATTACTGTTGGGGAAATTCGTTCTCTAGAAACTGAGGGGTACTTACAAGCTTGTGAAAGAGGAGAACGCGGTGCATTTTCTACTTACCATTTAACAGCCGTTAAAAATATCGTTGCTCAGATTACCCGACATTTATTAGATGAATTTCCCAATCGGAAATTTGATAACGAACAAGAGAGGGTAGCGAGAAATATTGACTTGGTCATTTCCCTGAGCGCGGAAAGAGATAGAAGAAAGAAAAGGGTTATCGGTGTAACAGAAATTATATGGGATGAAATCGAAAAAAAACCAAAAGAACAAGATCTCGTTCGCTACCACCCAATAAGCAGACAATACTATTATTCTTCTAACATAAGTAAGGAACTTTTATATCTAATGGCTGAAGAAAGTGTAGAGGATACTAAAATTCTATTAAATCATCTAAAGAAGAAAGAAAAACTTTTTCCAATGAGCGAATACGAGAGACAAAAGGATAATATTCTTAATGATTTATTAGATGGTGCTTTAAATGAATAA